The Carassius auratus strain Wakin chromosome 27, ASM336829v1, whole genome shotgun sequence genome includes a region encoding these proteins:
- the higd1a gene encoding HIG1 domain family member 1A, mitochondrial — MTVMEYEDNESKFIRKAKENPFVPAGLAGFFGIVAYRLYKLKNRGDTKMSVHLIHMRVAAQGFVVGAMTLGVIYSMYKEYVLKPHDAQKALEQKALEKK, encoded by the exons ATGACTGTCATGGAATACGAAGACAATGAATCCAAGTTTATCAGAAAAGCCAAAGAGAATCCATTTGTCCCTGCAG GGTTGGCTGGGTTCTTTGGCATCGTGGCGTACAGACTGTACAAGCTGAAGAACAGAGGAGACACGAAGATGTCCGTGCACCTGATTCACATGCGTGTGGCTGCGCAGGGCTTCGTGGTGGGAGCCATGACTTTAG GAGTGATCTACTCTATGTACAAAGAGTACGTTCTCAAACCTCACGATGCACAGAAAGCGTTAGAGCAGAAGGCACTGGAAAAAAAGTGA